GATGAGTGACTAATTTGTCATCAGTGATTTTGTCTCCATTGGTTGCATATATCCCCCTCATGACATCACATCCggtcattttcacatttccatTTTGTACAGattcaaaataagataaatttGTGAACTTTAGTGATATTGGCGTGTTACAGCGGCAGGCTAAGtgtttccacctgtttccagtctttatgctaagctaactggtgTCCCATTGTAACCTCGTACTGTAGAGTGGAATCCTTCTCATCTATTTCTGATTATCAAACTGTTAAAGTGACTTTGTTTAAGCAGTAATTAAATGAAACTCTCTTCTACTTTGTATCCGTTTACAGTTTCCTGACCATGGTTTTCTACACCAACATGTACTGTTCCATCCTTACAATGATGGCCATCGCTATTGACCGCTACCTGGGCATCGTCAGGCCGATGCTGTTCAGAGAGACCAGAGAGAGAAAGTCCATCGCCGTGGTCAGCTGCCTCCTGATGTGGGGTTTGGTCCTGTGTGTTCTGTACCCCCTGATGACCACAGACCTGACCTTTGATGTGCCTGAACTCGAGATAACCACGTGCTTCGACGTGCTGAAGATCAACATGCTCCCTTCCGTGTCGGCCTGGGCGGCCTTCCTCTTCAGCATGGTGttcatcctcttcctcttcccctTCTGTGTCACAACATTCTGCTACATCAGAGTCATTCGCAAGCTGGCCAGTGATTCCAAGACAGTACAGAAAGAGAGAGCGATACGTCTGGCCTTCATTGTCCTCCTGGTCTTCACGGTCTGCTTTGCCCCCAATAACATCCTCCTGTTCGCTCATGCTGTGCTCAGACTCTTCTATGAAAAGTCTCTCTACATGGCCTACAAACTGTCTCTCTGTTTCAGCTGCCTGAATAGCTGTCTTGATCCATTCATTTATTACTTTGCTTCCAAGGATTTCAGACAAAAGATGAGACAGATATTGAATCTGCATAGCCTGAGTAGCGCAGACTCGATGAAGCTGGAGCATAAAGAGAGTTTGCACACTGAGTTCTCGAAGGTCAGGACAGAGAGCACAGCAACATCTTTGATTACAAAACGACCACATGAAGAGAGTTAGGAATTAGAAAAGACTTGAGAAAGGAAGTGTGTGGGAGAAAGTCTGTGTTGAGGGTTGACCAAAGTGTGTCAATCTCTTGCAACACCATTTATTGTGCCAAATTTCAACATTCTTTCACACCGGTTTGTTTTGCAACTGTATATAGACAGCAGCTAAGTGTCTTATTATTGTGTGATGTTGTTTTAAAGAATGACAAATACATTTAGTGCCAGTATATTGTAATATCTTCAACAAATTCCTCTTACAAAATATGTAGCATTTACAAATGTATTGGAAAGGTCaactaaatgtgtgtttttgtgtacttGTCTGCCAAAACATAGAAGACCTgttaacattttctttgtgatcTGTGTACACGTCTGTAAATGTGTCTGTACTGTCAttatgaatgtatttctttacttttttaacttgttcttattttaatcttcatatttttttgtattgcgAGAATAAATCCATTATTATTGCAATGAGTAGTCGCAGTTGTATTAAGAATAACAGTAGAATAAAATCATAGCTTTGTACGTTGGGCCCGCCTACTTTGTGAAACGTCATCACGTAAGCGCCGTCACGCCGGTCGTCCTAGCAAGCCGCTACTTCTGTCAGTTTCCAGACTTGTGCAGGTAAGAGATGCAGCTACCGATTTTCTAGCAATTGTAACACCATGAAACATCTTTACAACTGACTTTACTTCACTGAAATGCATCCTTGTTTGAGGTAAACTCGCTAACAAAAGGTTACGGTAACATTTCGTGCACTTGCAGTTATAGGAAATACACGGAACTCACGTTAGCTGATATGAATTAGTGTTGCTAGCACTAAGTTAACAGAAGTAGGACTGCAGAGTTGTGAGGTATTCATGTTGAATTTAGTATCAAATTCTTATGTGTTTAAAACATTCTTGTTGTGTAACGTTACCTGACTAACTCTGGCTGCTTTCAGAGGTGTTAAATTATGtctatttaattcatttaagcGATAAATTGCTTCCCATTGACATTACAGTAAGACTTCTCTGCAGTACTTATGGTGTTTCATTATTATGTGTGCATGAAAAATGCTGTCCCAGAGGCTGCAAGTAAAACATACTGTGGCTATAGACTGATTAATTTAACccataaaatgtttgaaaacaaTCCCAGAACCCAAAGTGGCATCCTCAAACTACTTCTTTTGTCCAAATTTCAAAGGTGTTTAATGATATAAGTCATACACAACCTGCAAATTAGAGAAGCTATAGAAGTTGACTGATATTAAGTTGATGATTTTGCTAAGTAATAGATTCAACACGATC
This DNA window, taken from Amphiprion ocellaris isolate individual 3 ecotype Okinawa chromosome 11, ASM2253959v1, whole genome shotgun sequence, encodes the following:
- the p2ry8 gene encoding P2Y purinoceptor 8; protein product: MRGHSHPNMTGNSSSAKLDNATLALFQDVNTSIAISVIYVLVTAINLVGNGLSMWLLLFRTSPKSPSIIFMINLTVTDLALGTALPFQISYQLHGYNWNLGPSMCSFLTMVFYTNMYCSILTMMAIAIDRYLGIVRPMLFRETRERKSIAVVSCLLMWGLVLCVLYPLMTTDLTFDVPELEITTCFDVLKINMLPSVSAWAAFLFSMVFILFLFPFCVTTFCYIRVIRKLASDSKTVQKERAIRLAFIVLLVFTVCFAPNNILLFAHAVLRLFYEKSLYMAYKLSLCFSCLNSCLDPFIYYFASKDFRQKMRQILNLHSLSSADSMKLEHKESLHTEFSKVRTESTATSLITKRPHEES